The DNA segment GTTCTGGCTTAACGTACTGACAGAGCTTCAGAATCGTGGCGTGAAGGATATTTTGATCGCCTGTGTTGATGGGCTAAAGGGCTTCCCCGACGCTATTAGCACCGCCTTTCCAGAGACGCAGGTTCAGCTCTGTATTGTTCACATGGTTCGCAACTCGATGAAGTACGTGCCTTGGAAAGATTACAAAGCTATTGCTGCTGACCTCAAGCTCATATATCAGTCCGTCACCGAAGACGAAGCGCTACTTGCACTCGAACAGTTTGCTGAGCGTTGGGACGACAAATACCCTCAGATAAGCAAGTCGTGGCGTAGCCATTGGCACAACCTCAATACACTCTTTAATTACCCCGAGGATATACGTAGGGCCATCTACACAACCAATGCCATTGAGTCGCTTAACAGTGTTATTCGCAAGGCCGTTAAGAAGCGTAAGCTGTTCCCCTCAGATGACTCCGCTAAGAAAGTTGTTTATCTGGCGATACAGCAGGCAGCGAAAAAATGGACCATGCCAATCAGGAATTGGAAACCGGCCTTGAACCGGTTTATGATCGAGTTCGAAGACCGCTTAACTGATTATGTTTAACGAGGCAGTTACACAGAATTATTTACAGTCTCATAGCTACTGATAAACACGACTCCACGCCTGATTGTTGCCACCGTTTTTATCCCAGAACCCAACCTTCCCGTTACCGTAGGAATCCAACACAACATTGCTATTGCTGGTTTCTAGCGTGTCTGTGTTCCAGATGAAGGTTTGATTCCCGCCTTGTTTGTGACACCACCACAATGCCGGAGCGCCGTTGTTATGCGCCTCGTTGACAGTATCCAAGCAATAATTGCCGTTGGCATCCCACTTGCCACTAATCATCTCGCTGGTTGCATGGTTATACCGCCATTTCGCACCAGAGTAACTATCACAGCCGCCCAAATGAGTACGCACACCGTCGCTAACGTCATCACCATTGGCACGTAAACAGGTGTTATCACGCTTATTCTTCAGGTAAAACCAGTTGTCTTCTTCCAAATCATTCACATCCATGCAGGCTTCCCACACCTTCTGGTACTCCATGAAATCAACCATTGCGATATTCACACGCTGGCCCGATTGTTTGGCAATACCATCGAGCAAATAAACCATCGCTGCCGCATTTAGGCCCTGGCTTAGTTTTTCAATGGACGACAAGGTGCCAACGGTCTCAAAAAAATCAGTAATATCATCACCCGCATTACCGCCGCGCCCAAACGGTGTTCGGATCATCTGATGAACAAAAAACTTCCCATTTCGAGGGTCGTTGGCTTTGTCTTTTTGATGCCCTAACAGGCCATTGATGTTGGTACGATTCGCCCAAGGGTCTATCAAACTGCCGGAGAAAGACCAG comes from the BD1-7 clade bacterium genome and includes:
- the plcA gene encoding 1-phosphatidylinositol phosphodiesterase, producing the protein MIVRISAAIAALVAATTLHAASPAGGDVPHISLDKSRWMTQGYFSQPNKQLRNICIPGSHDTGTYSITSGIDENISQTQNLDVGEQLAAGYRYFDLRFKRSGSEWVAFHGPSTGAPLSAIGSDLQAFVNANPQEIVLLKVLVDGDKATREAFYADLSNYIGNRMAPRSLGTDVTFEDLWALDKNVIVLWTANDYASYPNTWSFSGSLIDPWANRTNINGLLGHQKDKANDPRNGKFFVHQMIRTPFGRGGNAGDDITDFFETVGTLSSIEKLSQGLNAAAMVYLLDGIAKQSGQRVNIAMVDFMEYQKVWEACMDVNDLEEDNWFYLKNKRDNTCLRANGDDVSDGVRTHLGGCDSYSGAKWRYNHATSEMISGKWDANGNYCLDTVNEAHNNGAPALWWCHKQGGNQTFIWNTDTLETSNSNVVLDSYGNGKVGFWDKNGGNNQAWSRVYQ